The genomic stretch AATGAgttcactcactctcacacacagctgGTCGCCTGggatacgtgtgtgtgtgtgtgtgtgtgtgtgtgtgtgtgtgtgtgtgtgtgtgtgtgtgtttgtgtgtgtgtgtaagaggaaagaaaaggattTTATGGGTTTTCAGTGAAACATTTCAAGTTTTCAAGTTTCTGAAAAGTACACACTTTGGTTGTAAAACTACTGTTTCataaagaataaatataaatacgcATGTCTCtttgaatatatacatatttaagaTCAAGTTTGGTGCACAGCTTCACAGCGTTTGGACAGGAAAATGTAATGGGAATCTTACACGGAAAAACCCTTCGCCTTTTTACATCCAATCACACGGCACCTACTGTAGAGGAACCTACAATGCTACACAGATGGGCTGTTTTCTTTCACAATGGTGCTTTTATGGATCTGGCTGGGCTCTTCCTGAGAGGATGAGGGTCATGTGCTGATCTGAGACCTGCTCTTGCTGGCACAAGCCCATGACCTGGCACAGGTAGGCTGCCAAGATGTGCTTACACTGGGgattacagagaaaaacataTCTGTTAGTTAGCTCAAACACTGCACGTCAGGAAACAATGTATTGCCAAGTTAGACTTAGAGTAAAAAACACAAGGAAGAATAGAGCCTAGAAATGATGAGTattcaaaatggacatgaaatgtttgTTAATTGATGTCTGAAAAACAACTGGTAAGAGTTAATGTATCAATTATATAACAAACAAGTGTACATATAAAATAAGACAATTAGTCCATAAAACCACTGTCTTTTATATTTCCCCATCATATTTTATACAAGAAACATCAGTCCATTTCTGACCATGTAAAAGGCAAGAAGGAATGAGTAACAAGGAAAAAGTGAAAGAcaagtgcgtgtgtgtgtgtaaagtgagATACGTAAATAACTTGTTTAATATGCTGAAGAGTAACTTTCATGTGAGTAATTAATTCAGGTTTTGCACCAGTGGAACACATGGAAAGTGGACAGTAAAACTGATCTTAGTATTTGTTTACTTCAAACAAGGCTACactaaaaaaagcaataaaatgggAATTAAATACTAAAAGGTTTTGGCTCTGCATTCGAAACACAAGCAGTGGATATTGTTTGGAGATTAAGCAAAACAGCCTTATCTAAGCATGGACACATGGGAATCAAACATGTCCAATACCAGTCCGTGTGCAAGTTATACTGTAAGCTGGCAGTAAATCACAAACgcttaaaacaaagataaatcataaaacaaacagaacaatcaAGCATCACACATGCTAGTAACAAGCAAGACGATGCTAAACAGAATAAATGAACATTAAACTTTCCATGTTTAACATTCAGGGAAAGCCAAATTCTcctcactttttaaataaaagagtttgatgcagAATACAAATATCATTAAACTTTCAAAACATATTCACTCACTCTCAAGTCCATAAATGAAGGTTTTACAGCAAAAATGGccagttttgaattcattgtttttgtaatacaGTGAAAACCAACCTATAATGAATCTTACAGCCCAGATTGCTTTTTGATTGAGGCAGCCAATCTAACCAGAGGACATGTTCACATATCAGAAAAAAGCCTCTTTAATTCTAAGAggtaaagagaggctggaaaatgtttGTTATAATAAATGATCACATAAGCAggttattaatttaaaaatccaGATGGCTTTAATGCCCATCTCCAGCACCTAACCCACACAGTTGACATTAAAGGAACTGTTCAGCGAAAAATCAAATTAACATGATTTATCCCTTACCCAAGTGCAGTCAATTAGCCATCTGGCATCTGCTTCTCTAGTTTACACTGGGAGATGCTAGGCTAACATGGCCAACAAACACTGGAGGTGAACGGTCACAAAACCCATCTTCATAAATACATGTCAAAATCTTAATTTGCTTTGAAAACCAATgtaactcaaaaaaaaaaaaaaacagatggaaCTAACCATCACTACGCAGTCATGTTTGTATTTTAGCATAGCTAAGGCTTCATAACTGTAACAGCTAGGAGTTACATCTCTAATAATGAAAAAGCTACGAATGAGGCACTGcattccatttttaaaaaataataaaaaaataaaaactaggTGTCGTCCAGCATATTACCACCGATTCCCTAATGatgcaaaaacacaaactttgGCATTTGTTTAGTGCGGAGTGACACCGCCATATAACCATGCAATTTTAGCCTTGAATCTCCTGCGGTAAACTACTGAAGCAAGCATCAGATATCAAGCATGTCATGGTTCATCAGCTGCATCTGGGGTAGTTGATAAATGATGTTGATTGATTCTTCACCAATCTATTCCTTTAACGTTGCATTGATACTGCACAACTATTGCTTGTGTATGCGCACATGTGCTTAAATCGCAGCAGCTCGCTTCCCACACATGCAGGCAGGcgtgcacacacatatacacatgcatgaGACGTGGCTGAGGTTTGATGAGAAATTCAGAccctgcttttctgtttttaaaccctgtttgttttctctttagGTCAGAAGGTCGTGGAGGAGAAGAGCGAGTTCAATCCCATTGAAAATGGCTGCCAACACGTTCACTGTAGGTCTGTCCTACGATTTATACAGAGATGCAAATATAGATGCAAGAACTCCAGGGTTCACCACATAGCGTATTCCTCGGACTCTGAGTTTGATTCTACCACTGGGGATGTGAAGATAAGGAGGCCATAATGCTAAAATCACTCTTTTGGACTCACCACTGGACTCCTTTCTCAGACGGGCTGCCTAATTTTAGTCTCTGACTCCCTGGGGGCTCCGAGCAGCCTGATTGAAATGTTATTCTGTGGTGAAAGACACAGAGTTCCCCTTGAATCCAGGCCACACGATCAAAGAGCAGACTGCCAGAGCAGAGCAGTAAACAAACAAGAGCCTCCCAGTTTCATCTATGCAAACTCAGTCTTGCACCCTGGGACTCTGGTACAGGCTACAGTGGGAAGGCTAGATTAGAAAAAACTGAGAATCCCACTGCCTCAAAGCACATCCTCTGTGACAAAGGTCTTGGGGTTTGCTCAAGACTTCTGACCTAGGACCTCCGTGTGTGATTGGGCCTGACCGATATATCGGGTCAAAAAGTTGACACTGAAGTCATTGGCGAAATCCTTCAAATAAGTTTATCCGTTGCTTGTTTTATATTGCACTGAGCCTCTAATGTGTGGAGAAGCTCTCGTTTTGAGGATTTTAATTGTTATTCTTATTCCAGTCTTCTGGCAGACACCAGTTTCTCATGTTTATTGTAGCAATACAGGaagaaatggtaactttaaagacAAAACATCATTATGGTTGTCAAGGCATTCACACCTAACCTGTAGCATTaggaaaatatgttaacatgagaataagaaaaacatgaaacatataaacaaacaaacaattaaaaatgcataatgctaattgccagtaggaattaatatgtaatataattatAGCATCAAGCCAACAATCGTGCCTGCTCATGTTTTTATAACAgacatttaaattacatttttcccATTGTATGAGTGTTACAGTCCTTCTGGAATCTAGCCAGATATGGTTATACTagtcacagactgtagtctgtaCCCTGCCTGTTGTGTACAATGATTTCTCATAGGGCCCAAGTACCTGACAGTTCCCAAGCTGAATTATATTTCAGGGTGCAATAATGATAATCTTGCTCCATCTTTATTCTTAAGGCAGCCATGAATGACAGTAAATCAAATGTTAGCAACTGTTTTTATGATGATAGTTTGCAAGCCCACTGCAATGAACGCTTGTTCTGAAAAGCAGCAACTTTCCAGTATTAGAATATATGAATCGATTGCAAAACCTGAATTTACAGTGAATGGatttttgtatttgtaactGAATGCTTTTGTATTTTAGCAATAATGATCATTACATGGAGTAAAATGAtactttcatttcaaaatttcataTTTAGTTAAAACTTGTGATACACATATGCTCAAacacataaatgtatttatggaTCATGTGTTTGTATGCATTGTGTATCAATGTATATGCATGTATTCTGTGCATTGCTATCTGATGTCATTTTGGGGAATTTGCAATATGGTAGTACAAAAATTAAAGAGAAATATAAACAAAGCAGTTAAATATTCTGGATGGTCAATTTTCACTTTGGGAAGAGAAACAAAACGTTTAAGAACTAGTCTGGAGCCCTGATTGGTTATCAGAGTTTTAAGCTCTTTAGAGTCAGCACCAGTGACTAAATGTTCCTATTGGGCAGACTctaatctgcagtgtgtaagtaatagaaacaacagacagacagaaaagtgaACTCACCACTAGACTTTCATTTCTCCtgagcacagagaaagagaaggcagGACAGGGGCAATAATGACAGGATGTATAGCATGTATACAGACGGCCTGATCCACCCaatacctgagagagagagagagagagagagagagagagagagagagagagagagagagagagagagagagagagagagagagagagacagagagagacagagagagcgcgcgaatgtaagagagagagcgagagagtgagtgtgagagagagagagagagcgcgagtgtaagagagagagagcgagagtaagagcgcgagagagagagagagagcgcgagagagcccgggagagcgagagagagagcgagagagagcatgagagagcgagaaagagacagcgagagagagagcaagagagagagagcgagagagagagagcgagagcgagagagagagagagagagagcgagagagaaagcgagagagagagagcgagagagaaagcgagagagagagagcgagagagaaagcgagagatagagagcaagagagagagagagcgagagagagagagagagagagcgagagagagagagagagagagcgagagagaaagcgagagagagagagcgagagagaaagcgagagatagagagcaagagagagagagagcgagagagaaaatagagttAATCAGTTTCCTCAAAACGTCTATATATGTAACTAATTTCTCCTgagcacagagaaaaaaaaagggcagGACGGGGCAATAA from Pygocentrus nattereri isolate fPygNat1 chromosome 23, fPygNat1.pri, whole genome shotgun sequence encodes the following:
- the zswim7 gene encoding zinc finger SWIM domain-containing protein 7 — translated: MASFLPAVAEQLLKDVQKTYSEKSQIPDDLLIALRFVFGSCTLQALDLVDQRSVTCVSSSSGRKVFQVLGGSGRLYTCYTSCHYCPCPAFSFSVLRRNESLVCKHILAAYLCQVMGLCQQEQVSDQHMTLILSGRAQPDP